The following coding sequences lie in one Megalodesulfovibrio gigas DSM 1382 = ATCC 19364 genomic window:
- a CDS encoding AzlC family ABC transporter permease, producing MQRAAVQARRVRAGMMEGAQAILPVLLGVVPFGVTFAVLAMAAGVDTWGIMAMSALAFAGASQLVVVDLLSQGAPMLLALVAGLTVNLRLLMYSASMAPHFATTSMWWRAVVAFLMTDQSYAICTIRYSRDSRLHRLGFAIGASFVLYLSWLLGNALGLALGALIPRHLSMDFAIPVTFMALIAPTLKDRPARYAALAAGVVSLLANDLPKGFGLMVGAGCGIVVGMWSEHVLAKRTVSPR from the coding sequence GGTGCTGCTGGGCGTGGTGCCCTTTGGCGTCACCTTTGCGGTGCTGGCCATGGCTGCCGGGGTGGACACCTGGGGCATCATGGCCATGAGCGCGCTGGCCTTCGCCGGGGCGTCCCAGCTGGTGGTGGTGGATCTGCTCAGCCAGGGCGCGCCCATGCTGCTGGCCCTTGTGGCCGGGCTCACGGTGAATCTGCGGCTGCTCATGTATTCGGCCTCCATGGCGCCGCATTTCGCCACCACGTCCATGTGGTGGCGGGCCGTCGTGGCGTTTCTGATGACCGATCAATCTTACGCCATCTGCACCATCCGCTACTCGCGCGATTCCCGGCTGCACCGTCTGGGATTCGCCATCGGGGCGTCCTTTGTCCTGTATTTGTCCTGGCTGCTGGGCAATGCCCTGGGGCTGGCTCTGGGGGCGCTCATCCCCAGGCATCTGTCCATGGATTTTGCCATCCCCGTCACCTTCATGGCTCTCATCGCGCCGACCCTCAAGGACCGGCCGGCCCGGTACGCCGCCCTGGCCGCGGGGGTGGTCTCCCTGCTGGCCAACGACCTGCCCAAGGGCTTTGGGCTGATGGTGGGCGCGGGCTGTGGCATCGTCGTGGGCATGTGGTCGGAACACGTGCTGGCCAAACGAACCGTTTCACCTCGTTGA